One segment of Streptomyces sp. NA02950 DNA contains the following:
- a CDS encoding regulator, producing the protein MTERPPQRIPNRQLAALIAEAGFSNAGLARRVDQLGLEHGLDLRYDKTSVTRWLRGQQPRGTTPALIAEVFTRRLGRRLTAQDLGLDACAPVYAGLEFAATPQEAVDIVSGLWRKDSGSHAELRKIAFTPAGLVVPSRDWLIGRPDDRVARGEPVAGAGPSGAPGASAPGAGGAGGSAVRLPAQGGRPGAQSAGPGRAPAAGRAPVPRQRQADRCQRGPGHRVTTGDIAALRSVSELFRTLDQTYGGGHARQALVRYLEHEGEPMLRGTYSEAVGRRLFGAVADLTRLAGWTSYDIAAHGLAQRYFVQALRLAQAAGDRAYGSYVLVTMSRQAVYLGHGREAVQLARVAQQGVGGGAPPALQSLLHAVEARGHGVLGEVRACTASLARAERALETARPGDDVPYWARFFDEAQLADEFGHCHRDLQQYRAAAQHAERSLQLRGNGYARSRLFCRVVLATARLGLGELEQACVLGAEAAQQASEMRSMRALDYVRDFERRLEPYRDAAPVRGYRERVAALG; encoded by the coding sequence ATGACGGAACGACCCCCGCAGCGCATTCCCAATCGTCAGCTCGCGGCGCTCATTGCCGAGGCGGGCTTCTCCAACGCCGGGCTGGCCCGGCGGGTGGACCAGCTCGGTCTGGAGCACGGCCTGGACCTTCGCTACGACAAGACGTCGGTCACCCGCTGGCTGCGCGGACAGCAGCCGCGCGGCACCACCCCGGCGCTGATCGCCGAGGTGTTCACCCGGCGTCTGGGGCGCCGGCTGACGGCGCAGGACCTGGGGCTGGACGCCTGTGCTCCGGTCTACGCGGGGCTGGAGTTCGCCGCCACCCCACAGGAGGCCGTGGACATCGTCAGCGGGCTGTGGCGGAAGGACTCCGGCAGCCATGCGGAGTTACGGAAGATCGCGTTCACTCCGGCGGGTCTGGTCGTCCCCAGCCGTGACTGGCTGATCGGACGGCCCGACGACCGGGTGGCGCGCGGTGAGCCCGTGGCGGGCGCGGGCCCGTCCGGGGCGCCGGGCGCGAGCGCCCCGGGCGCCGGTGGCGCGGGCGGGTCGGCCGTGCGGCTGCCCGCCCAGGGCGGCCGCCCTGGCGCCCAGTCCGCCGGGCCCGGACGCGCGCCCGCGGCGGGCCGGGCCCCGGTGCCCCGGCAGCGGCAGGCGGACCGCTGCCAGCGCGGCCCCGGCCACCGGGTGACCACCGGGGACATCGCGGCGCTGCGCTCGGTCAGCGAGCTGTTCCGGACGCTGGACCAGACCTACGGCGGCGGCCACGCCCGGCAGGCACTGGTGCGCTATCTCGAGCACGAGGGCGAGCCGATGCTGCGCGGCACCTACAGCGAGGCGGTGGGGCGGCGGCTGTTCGGGGCGGTCGCGGATCTGACCCGGCTGGCCGGGTGGACCTCGTACGACATCGCCGCCCACGGTCTGGCGCAGCGCTACTTCGTGCAGGCGCTGCGGCTGGCGCAGGCGGCCGGGGACCGGGCGTACGGCAGCTATGTGCTGGTGACGATGAGCCGCCAGGCCGTCTATCTGGGCCACGGCCGGGAAGCCGTGCAGCTGGCCAGGGTGGCCCAGCAGGGCGTCGGCGGCGGCGCTCCGCCGGCGCTCCAGTCGCTGCTGCACGCGGTCGAGGCGCGCGGCCACGGGGTGCTGGGCGAGGTGCGGGCCTGCACCGCCTCGCTCGCCCGGGCCGAACGGGCGCTGGAGACGGCGCGGCCGGGCGACGACGTGCCGTACTGGGCGCGGTTCTTCGACGAGGCGCAGCTCGCCGACGAGTTCGGCCACTGCCACCGCGACCTCCAGCAGTACCGGGCCGCCGCCCAGCACGCCGAACGCTCGCTCCAGTTGCGCGGCAACGGATACGCGCGCAGCAGGCTGTTCTGCCGGGTGGTGCTGGCCACGGCGCGGCTGGGCCTCGGCGAGCTGGAGCAGGCGTGTGTGCTGGGCGCGGAGGCGGCGCAGCAGGCGTCCGAGATGCGGTCCATGCGGGCGCTGGACTACGTACGGGACTTTGAACGCCGTCTCGAGCCGTACCGGGACGCGGCGCCGGTGCGGGGCTACCGGGAGCGGGTGGCGGCGCTGGGATAG
- a CDS encoding DUF4240 domain-containing protein, whose product MMDETEFWGLVDSAREAADGDPEDQSDLLVEQLSQLDPDAVLDFARHFEARSNRAYRWDLWGAAWVLLGGVSDDAFEAFRFWLIGQGREVFEGALHEPDALAELLDDFDDQVDGDCEDLGFAADEAYERLTGAALPELGLPAPPREPMGGAIDFEDERELVERYPRLWERFRA is encoded by the coding sequence ATGATGGACGAGACGGAGTTCTGGGGGCTGGTCGACAGCGCTCGGGAGGCTGCCGATGGCGACCCCGAGGACCAGTCCGACCTGCTCGTCGAGCAACTGTCCCAGCTCGACCCGGACGCCGTGCTGGACTTCGCGCGGCACTTCGAGGCCCGCTCCAACCGGGCGTACCGCTGGGATCTGTGGGGGGCGGCGTGGGTGCTGCTGGGCGGGGTCAGCGACGACGCGTTCGAGGCGTTCCGCTTCTGGCTGATCGGTCAGGGCCGGGAGGTGTTCGAGGGGGCGCTGCACGAGCCGGACGCGCTCGCCGAGCTGCTGGACGACTTCGACGACCAGGTGGACGGGGACTGCGAGGACCTGGGGTTCGCGGCGGACGAGGCGTATGAGCGGCTGACCGGCGCGGCCCTGCCGGAACTGGGGCTCCCGGCGCCGCCGCGCGAACCCATGGGCGGGGCCATCGACTTCGAGGACGAGCGGGAGCTGGTGGAGCGGTATCCCCGGCTGTGGGAGCGTTTCCGGGCTTGA
- a CDS encoding YafY family protein: MRAARLIKMVLLLQARPSMTGAELARELEVSERTVTRDAAALSEAGVPVYADRGRAGGYRLIGGYRTRLTGLGRAEAEALFLSGVPSALREMGLADAASAARLKVSAALLPELRDASQSVAQRFHLDAPGWWQEPQTPELLPPLADAVWDDRWITVRYRRRDTEVERDLEPYGLVLKAGVWYLAARAEGDFRVYRVDRFVSVEPGGTRFGRVEEFDLPAFWEERAAQFARSILRERAVVRLTPDGARQLPYVTDRTAGEEALRAAAEPDGQGRITVTLPVESHEVAFAQLLALGPEAEVLEPPELRERFAEAARRTAELYR, translated from the coding sequence GTGCGTGCTGCCCGGCTGATCAAGATGGTGCTTCTGCTCCAGGCCCGGCCCTCGATGACGGGGGCCGAGCTCGCCCGTGAGCTGGAGGTCTCCGAGCGCACCGTCACCCGCGACGCCGCCGCGCTCTCCGAGGCCGGTGTCCCGGTCTACGCGGACCGGGGGCGCGCCGGGGGCTACCGGCTCATCGGTGGCTACCGCACCCGGCTCACGGGTCTCGGCCGGGCCGAGGCGGAGGCGCTGTTCCTGTCCGGCGTACCGTCCGCGTTGCGCGAGATGGGGCTCGCGGACGCCGCGTCCGCGGCCCGGCTGAAGGTGTCCGCGGCCCTCCTGCCGGAGCTGCGCGACGCCTCCCAGAGCGTGGCCCAGCGCTTCCACCTGGACGCCCCGGGCTGGTGGCAGGAGCCGCAGACGCCCGAACTGCTGCCGCCGCTGGCCGACGCGGTCTGGGACGACCGGTGGATCACGGTCCGCTACCGTCGCCGGGACACGGAGGTGGAGCGGGATCTTGAGCCGTACGGCCTCGTGCTCAAGGCGGGCGTCTGGTACCTGGCGGCCAGGGCGGAGGGCGACTTCCGGGTGTACCGCGTGGACCGATTCGTCTCCGTCGAGCCCGGCGGCACCCGCTTCGGCCGGGTCGAGGAGTTCGATCTGCCCGCCTTCTGGGAGGAGCGGGCGGCCCAGTTCGCCCGCTCGATCCTGCGCGAGCGGGCCGTCGTACGGCTCACCCCGGACGGTGCCCGGCAGCTGCCGTACGTCACGGACCGTACGGCGGGCGAGGAGGCGCTGCGCGCGGCCGCGGAGCCCGACGGGCAGGGGCGGATCACCGTCACCCTGCCCGTCGAGTCGCACGAGGTGGCGTTCGCGCAGCTGCTCGCGCTCGGCCCGGAGGCCGAGGTGCTCGAGCCGCCGGAGCTGCGGGAGCGGTTCGCCGAGGCGGCGCGCCGCACGGCCGAACTCTACCGGTAG
- the lipB gene encoding lipoyl(octanoyl) transferase LipB, which yields MTASSPGEIPGSSSLRYVHLGFGADAVDYEEAWQEQRRVHAARFADEIPDTCLLLEHPAVYTAGRRTADNERPIDGTPVVDVDRGGKITWHGPGQLVGYPILKLPRPVDVIAHVRRLEDALLLTCAEFGVETSRVEGRSGVWVLGDPVEERRALGGLSLDFDPRIDDEEFDPRLNGPEYAPSNAGQRREDRKLAAIGVRIAKGVTMHGFSLNCNPDNTWFDRIVPCGIRDAGVTSLSEELGREVPVSEVLPVVEKHLRAVLETSIPMPRALRPRGMRPEGHGLPWT from the coding sequence GTGACCGCATCGTCCCCGGGGGAGATCCCCGGCTCCTCGTCGCTGCGCTATGTCCATCTGGGGTTCGGCGCGGACGCCGTGGACTACGAGGAGGCGTGGCAGGAGCAGCGCCGGGTGCACGCCGCGCGCTTCGCTGACGAGATCCCGGACACCTGTCTGCTGCTGGAGCATCCGGCGGTCTATACGGCCGGGCGGCGCACGGCCGACAACGAGCGGCCGATCGACGGCACCCCGGTGGTGGACGTGGACCGCGGCGGCAAGATCACTTGGCATGGCCCCGGCCAGCTGGTGGGCTACCCCATCCTGAAGCTGCCGCGACCGGTGGATGTGATCGCCCATGTCCGGCGCCTGGAGGACGCGCTGCTGCTCACCTGCGCGGAGTTCGGCGTGGAGACCAGCCGGGTGGAGGGCCGCAGCGGGGTGTGGGTGCTGGGCGACCCGGTCGAGGAGCGCCGGGCGCTCGGCGGGCTGAGCCTGGACTTCGACCCCCGGATCGACGACGAGGAGTTCGATCCGCGGCTGAACGGCCCGGAGTACGCCCCGTCCAACGCCGGACAGCGCCGTGAGGACCGCAAGCTGGCCGCGATCGGGGTGCGGATCGCCAAGGGCGTGACCATGCACGGCTTCTCGCTGAACTGCAATCCGGACAACACCTGGTTCGACCGGATCGTGCCGTGCGGGATCCGGGACGCGGGCGTGACCTCGCTCTCGGAGGAGCTGGGCCGGGAGGTGCCGGTGTCGGAGGTGCTCCCGGTGGTCGAGAAGCATCTGCGGGCCGTCCTGGAGACGTCGATCCCCATGCCGCGGGCCCTCCGGCCCCGGGGAATGCGGCCTGAGGGCCATGGGTTGCCCTGGACGTAA
- a CDS encoding TIGR01777 family oxidoreductase: MHIAVTGSTGLIGTALVRSLREDGHQVLRLVRRAPRAEGEVEWDPQRQWVDTAGLIGCDAVVHLAGAGIGDHRWTDAYKKELRDSRVLGTAAIAEALASLDTPPRVLISGSAVGYYGDTGARAVDEYAPPGDGFLANLCQEWEEAAGAAQEAGIRTVFARTGLVVSPQGGAWGRLFPLFKAGLGGRMGSGRQYWSFIALYDHIAALRHVIATDELVGPVNLTAPAPVTNREVTAAMGRVLHRPTLFSVPSPALRIALGEMSGDVLGSVRALPRRLMDSGFSFTYPHIDEALRAALKDQR, encoded by the coding sequence ATGCATATCGCGGTCACCGGCTCCACCGGGCTCATCGGCACGGCTCTTGTGCGTTCGCTGCGCGAGGACGGCCACCAGGTCCTGCGGCTGGTGCGGCGCGCACCACGCGCGGAGGGCGAGGTCGAGTGGGACCCGCAGCGGCAGTGGGTGGACACCGCGGGGCTGATCGGGTGTGACGCGGTGGTCCACCTCGCGGGCGCGGGGATCGGCGACCACCGGTGGACCGACGCGTACAAGAAGGAGCTGCGGGACAGCCGGGTCCTGGGCACCGCCGCCATCGCCGAAGCGCTGGCCTCGCTGGACACCCCGCCGCGGGTACTGATCAGCGGAAGTGCCGTCGGGTACTACGGGGACACGGGGGCGCGCGCGGTGGACGAGTACGCGCCCCCCGGCGACGGCTTCCTCGCGAACCTGTGCCAGGAGTGGGAGGAGGCGGCCGGGGCGGCCCAGGAGGCGGGCATCCGCACGGTGTTCGCCCGCACCGGACTGGTCGTGTCGCCCCAAGGCGGCGCGTGGGGACGGCTGTTCCCCCTGTTCAAGGCGGGGCTGGGCGGGCGGATGGGCAGCGGCCGCCAGTACTGGAGCTTTATCGCCCTGTACGACCACATCGCCGCGCTGCGCCATGTCATCGCCACCGACGAGCTCGTGGGTCCGGTCAATCTCACCGCCCCCGCGCCGGTCACCAACCGCGAGGTCACGGCGGCCATGGGCCGGGTGCTGCACCGCCCCACGCTCTTCAGCGTGCCGTCCCCGGCGCTGCGGATCGCGCTGGGCGAGATGTCCGGCGATGTGCTCGGCAGTGTGCGGGCGCTGCCGCGCCGGCTGATGGACTCCGGTTTCTCCTTCACCTATCCGCATATCGACGAGGCCCTGCGGGCGGCCCTGAAGGATCAGCGCTGA
- a CDS encoding GntR family transcriptional regulator, translating into MAPPVVHSLREQIREHLVEGIVSGRWKPGERIVERRIATELEVSQTPVREALRELESLRLIESAPNKGVRVRNLTASDLEEIYPVRAGLEQMAAELAAPRLAQDTSALEPEVRALYEADRRADGEAQVRHTVAFHRELVRASGNSVLLHTWESLGIEIWTTLSIRWLGTVQQSYAEEHQAVVDAFRRRDPRVGELVKEHVLGCAPRA; encoded by the coding sequence ATGGCCCCGCCCGTCGTCCACTCGCTGCGCGAGCAGATCCGCGAGCACCTCGTGGAGGGGATCGTCAGCGGGCGCTGGAAGCCGGGCGAGCGGATCGTGGAGCGGCGGATCGCGACGGAGCTGGAGGTCAGCCAGACCCCCGTCCGGGAGGCGCTGCGGGAGCTGGAGTCGCTGCGGCTGATCGAATCGGCCCCCAACAAGGGCGTCCGGGTGCGGAATCTGACCGCCTCCGACCTCGAGGAGATCTATCCGGTACGAGCCGGGCTGGAGCAGATGGCGGCGGAGCTGGCGGCGCCCCGGCTGGCCCAGGACACCTCCGCCCTGGAGCCCGAGGTGCGGGCGCTGTACGAGGCGGACCGCAGGGCCGACGGCGAGGCGCAGGTCCGGCACACCGTCGCCTTCCACCGCGAACTGGTGCGGGCCTCGGGAAACAGCGTGCTGCTGCACACCTGGGAGTCACTGGGCATCGAGATCTGGACGACGCTGTCCATCCGCTGGCTGGGCACCGTCCAGCAGTCCTACGCCGAGGAGCACCAGGCGGTCGTGGACGCGTTCCGCCGCCGGGATCCGCGGGTGGGTGAACTCGTCAAGGAGCATGTGCTCGGCTGTGCACCGCGTGCCTGA
- a CDS encoding GNAT family N-acetyltransferase: MAGPDGPAIRAAVADDESALAELDRRAWSPRHSVQPRPQPPYGTFFTDRNLPEHILVAELGGRPVGYLRLVPATPLASNAHVQQIQGLAVDERARGRGVARALLDAAYARARRAGATRITLRVLGPNTPARRLYESEGFAVEGVLPGEFLIEGAYVDDVLMGRGLTR; this comes from the coding sequence ATGGCCGGTCCGGACGGACCGGCCATCCGCGCCGCCGTGGCGGACGACGAGTCCGCGCTCGCCGAACTGGACCGGCGCGCCTGGTCACCGCGGCACTCGGTGCAGCCGCGCCCCCAGCCGCCCTACGGCACCTTCTTCACCGACCGCAACCTCCCCGAGCACATCCTGGTGGCCGAGCTCGGCGGGCGCCCCGTCGGCTACCTCCGGCTCGTCCCGGCGACCCCGCTGGCCTCCAACGCCCATGTCCAGCAGATCCAGGGGCTCGCGGTCGACGAGCGGGCGCGCGGCAGGGGAGTGGCGCGAGCGTTGCTCGACGCGGCGTACGCGAGGGCACGGCGGGCGGGCGCCACCCGTATCACCCTGCGGGTGCTCGGCCCCAACACCCCCGCGCGGCGGCTGTACGAGTCCGAGGGGTTCGCGGTGGAGGGCGTCCTGCCGGGGGAGTTCCTGATCGAGGGGGCGTATGTGGACGATGTGCTGATGGGCCGCGGCCTCACCCGCTGA
- a CDS encoding NAD(P)/FAD-dependent oxidoreductase, whose product MLSSAHRTDVVIVGAGLAGLAAAQLLAGAGVAVMVLEAAPRVGGRMATDSVDGFRLDRTGQLMNTSFPELRRTPGLGTLALRPFTQGVLVHSEGRTQRFGTPRSMRGAFTSARALANAARAPLGNGLDQARLGAALGRLAALPADRLLARPDRPVHETLGGRGLPARTVQGVLRPLLVSLLSDPELTTSSRCADLALRGYARGRLCLPAGGAATVPELLAATLPPGTVHTGVRAVSASTTAVATAEHGEIGCRAVLVATGAHDAAALLPGLRLPAFHPVTVLHHTTDRPPLSEPALVLAASGSGPVAHTMVASEVDPSRTPPGRVLITSTVLGPAAGRPTAELDRAARGQLAAVYGTSTARWELLAAHHDPYAVPAMPAPHDLRRPVRLLCGLYVCGDHRDSSTVQGALASGRRAARAVLTDFGAPPGSGTAAGLPAAA is encoded by the coding sequence GTGCTCAGCAGCGCGCACCGCACGGACGTCGTCATCGTGGGAGCCGGACTCGCGGGTCTGGCCGCGGCTCAACTGCTGGCCGGCGCAGGGGTTGCGGTCATGGTCCTGGAGGCCGCGCCACGGGTGGGCGGCCGGATGGCGACGGACAGCGTGGACGGCTTCCGGCTGGACCGCACCGGACAGTTGATGAACACCTCCTTCCCGGAGCTGCGGCGCACTCCGGGGCTCGGCACCCTCGCCCTGCGCCCGTTCACCCAGGGCGTGCTAGTCCACAGCGAGGGCCGCACCCAGCGGTTCGGCACCCCCCGGAGCATGAGGGGCGCATTCACATCGGCGCGCGCCTTGGCGAACGCCGCCCGTGCGCCCCTGGGCAACGGGCTCGACCAAGCCCGACTCGGTGCCGCGCTCGGCAGGCTCGCCGCCCTGCCCGCGGACCGCCTGCTCGCCCGCCCCGACCGGCCGGTCCACGAGACCCTGGGGGGGCGGGGCCTACCTGCCCGTACGGTCCAGGGGGTGCTGCGTCCGCTGCTGGTGTCGCTGCTCAGCGACCCGGAGCTGACCACCTCCAGCCGCTGTGCCGATCTGGCTCTGCGCGGCTACGCACGCGGCCGCCTCTGCCTCCCGGCGGGCGGCGCGGCTACCGTCCCCGAGCTGCTGGCCGCCACGCTGCCACCGGGGACGGTGCACACCGGCGTCCGTGCCGTATCGGCGTCCACCACCGCCGTGGCCACCGCCGAACACGGCGAGATCGGCTGCCGGGCGGTCCTGGTGGCCACGGGGGCACACGACGCCGCGGCCCTCCTGCCCGGACTGCGGCTTCCGGCCTTCCACCCGGTGACGGTGCTGCACCACACCACCGACCGGCCGCCGCTGAGCGAGCCCGCGCTCGTTCTCGCGGCGAGCGGCTCGGGCCCGGTCGCCCACACCATGGTGGCCAGCGAGGTCGACCCCTCCCGCACCCCGCCCGGCCGGGTGCTGATCACCTCCACGGTGCTCGGCCCCGCCGCCGGACGGCCCACCGCCGAACTCGACCGGGCCGCCCGGGGCCAACTGGCCGCGGTCTACGGCACCTCCACCGCCCGCTGGGAGCTGCTGGCCGCGCACCACGACCCGTACGCCGTCCCGGCCATGCCCGCGCCCCACGATCTGCGCCGCCCGGTGCGGCTGCTGTGCGGGCTGTACGTCTGCGGCGACCACCGCGACTCCAGCACGGTGCAGGGCGCCCTCGCCTCCGGCCGCCGCGCCGCCCGCGCGGTCCTCACCGACTTCGGAGCCCCACCGGGATCCGGCACCGCTGCCGGCCTCCCCGCCGCGGCCTGA
- the aceE gene encoding pyruvate dehydrogenase (acetyl-transferring), homodimeric type yields MTDLASTQSSALDQIPDRDPEETAEWGASLTAVTRAAGPHRAAYLMRRTLERAEGAGLALPPLLESDYVNTIPTAAEPAFPGDEEMERRITAWNRWNAAAMVTRGSRDGLGGHIATFASAAWLYETGFQHFFRGKEAEGGSGDQLYIQGHASPGIYARAFLDGRLTERHLDHFRREAGDSGVHGLPSYPHPRRLPWLWEFPTVSMGLGPLSAIYQARFNRYLAGRGIKDTADSHVWAFLGDGEMDEPESTAALALAGREGLDNLTFVINCNLQRLDGPVRANFKIVQELEAQFRAAGWNVVKSLWGSAWDELFALDTSGALVRRLREVPDGQFQTYATRDAGYIREHFFGADPELARLAQRVTDAKLTECFHTSRAGHEPRKVHAAYRAAMDHKGAPTVVLAQTVKGWTLGPGFESRNANHQMKKLTGKEFRTMRDLLELPIPDSELDDELVPYAHPGADSPEVRYLQERRAELGGPAPARKVHPVALPEPAAKPFETLAKGSGSQEIATTMAFVRLVKDLMRDKETGKRWVPIVPDEARTFGMESLFPTAGIYSPLGQTYDPVDRDQLLYYKEATNGQILNEGITEAGSMADFTAAATSYATHGEPMIPFYIFYSMFGWQRTADQMWALADQLGRGFLIGATAGRTTMTGEGLQHADGHSHLIASTNPAALAYDPAFAYEVGVIVRDGLRRMYGPDAEDVFYYLTVYNETKVQPPMPQGEGIEEGILKGLYRYREAEAPAAGAPRIQLLASGTAIHWVLEAQKLLADDWGVAADVWSATSWSELRRDALSCDTARLNGEDRAPYVTRALAGAPGPVLAVSDWMRAVPDQISQWVEQDWYSLGTDGFGLSDTREAARRHFGVDAPAIVVAALDRLARRGEVSGTAAKEAARHYGL; encoded by the coding sequence ATGACCGATCTCGCCAGCACGCAGTCCAGTGCGCTCGACCAGATCCCCGACCGGGACCCCGAGGAGACCGCGGAGTGGGGCGCCTCGCTCACGGCCGTCACCCGGGCCGCCGGTCCGCATCGCGCCGCGTACCTGATGCGCCGCACCCTGGAGCGCGCCGAGGGCGCCGGGCTCGCGCTGCCGCCGCTGCTGGAGTCGGACTACGTCAACACCATCCCGACCGCCGCGGAGCCCGCCTTCCCCGGTGACGAGGAGATGGAGCGGCGGATCACCGCCTGGAACCGGTGGAACGCGGCGGCGATGGTCACCCGCGGCAGCAGGGACGGCCTCGGCGGCCACATCGCCACCTTCGCCTCGGCCGCCTGGCTCTACGAGACCGGCTTCCAGCACTTCTTCCGCGGCAAGGAGGCCGAGGGCGGTTCGGGTGACCAGCTCTACATCCAGGGCCACGCCTCCCCCGGCATCTACGCCCGCGCCTTCCTCGACGGCCGGCTGACCGAGCGCCACCTCGACCACTTCCGGCGCGAGGCGGGCGACAGCGGCGTTCACGGGCTGCCCTCCTACCCGCATCCGCGCCGGCTGCCCTGGCTGTGGGAGTTCCCCACCGTCTCCATGGGCCTCGGCCCGCTCTCCGCGATCTACCAGGCACGGTTCAACCGTTATCTGGCGGGCCGCGGCATCAAGGACACCGCGGACTCCCACGTATGGGCCTTCCTCGGCGACGGCGAGATGGACGAACCCGAGTCCACCGCGGCACTCGCCCTGGCCGGGCGCGAGGGCCTGGACAACCTGACCTTCGTCATCAACTGCAACCTCCAGCGGCTCGACGGCCCGGTGCGCGCCAACTTCAAGATCGTCCAGGAGCTGGAGGCGCAGTTCCGCGCGGCCGGCTGGAACGTGGTCAAGTCGCTGTGGGGCTCGGCCTGGGACGAGCTGTTCGCGCTGGACACCTCGGGCGCGCTGGTGCGCAGGCTGCGCGAGGTGCCCGACGGCCAGTTCCAGACGTACGCCACCCGTGACGCCGGCTACATCCGCGAGCACTTCTTCGGCGCCGACCCGGAGCTGGCCCGGCTCGCCCAGCGGGTCACCGACGCCAAGCTCACCGAGTGCTTCCACACCTCCCGCGCGGGCCATGAGCCGCGCAAGGTCCACGCCGCCTACCGCGCCGCCATGGACCACAAGGGCGCCCCGACCGTGGTGCTCGCGCAGACCGTCAAGGGCTGGACGCTCGGCCCCGGCTTCGAGTCGCGCAATGCCAACCACCAGATGAAGAAGCTCACGGGCAAGGAGTTCCGCACCATGCGCGACCTCCTCGAACTGCCCATCCCGGACAGCGAGCTGGACGACGAGCTCGTCCCGTACGCGCACCCCGGCGCCGACTCCCCCGAGGTGCGCTACCTCCAGGAGCGCCGCGCGGAGCTCGGCGGTCCGGCACCCGCCCGCAAGGTCCACCCGGTGGCGCTGCCCGAGCCGGCCGCCAAGCCCTTCGAGACGCTCGCCAAGGGCTCCGGCAGCCAGGAGATCGCCACCACGATGGCCTTCGTCCGGCTGGTCAAGGATCTGATGCGGGACAAGGAGACCGGGAAGCGCTGGGTGCCGATCGTGCCCGACGAGGCGCGGACATTCGGCATGGAGTCGCTGTTCCCGACTGCCGGGATCTACTCCCCGCTCGGCCAGACCTACGACCCGGTCGACCGCGATCAGCTCCTGTACTACAAGGAAGCCACAAACGGTCAGATCCTCAACGAGGGGATCACCGAGGCCGGTTCGATGGCCGATTTCACCGCCGCCGCCACGTCGTACGCGACCCACGGCGAGCCGATGATCCCGTTCTACATCTTCTACTCGATGTTCGGCTGGCAGCGCACCGCCGACCAGATGTGGGCGCTCGCCGACCAGCTCGGCCGCGGCTTCCTGATCGGCGCCACGGCGGGCCGCACCACCATGACCGGTGAGGGCCTCCAGCACGCCGACGGCCACTCGCATCTGATCGCCTCCACCAACCCGGCGGCGCTCGCCTACGACCCGGCGTTCGCCTACGAGGTCGGCGTGATCGTGCGGGACGGCCTGCGGCGGATGTACGGCCCGGACGCCGAGGACGTCTTCTACTACCTGACCGTCTACAACGAGACCAAGGTCCAGCCGCCCATGCCGCAGGGCGAGGGCATCGAGGAGGGCATCCTCAAGGGCCTGTACCGCTACCGGGAGGCCGAGGCGCCCGCCGCCGGCGCCCCCCGGATCCAGCTCCTCGCCTCCGGCACCGCCATCCACTGGGTGCTGGAGGCCCAGAAACTCCTCGCCGACGACTGGGGTGTGGCCGCCGATGTGTGGTCCGCCACCTCCTGGAGCGAGCTGCGCCGTGACGCCCTGTCCTGTGACACGGCGCGGCTCAACGGCGAGGACCGGGCCCCGTACGTCACCCGTGCCCTGGCAGGCGCACCGGGCCCGGTCCTCGCGGTCAGCGACTGGATGCGCGCGGTACCCGACCAGATCAGCCAGTGGGTCGAGCAGGACTGGTACTCCCTGGGCACCGACGGCTTCGGCCTCTCCGACACCCGCGAGGCCGCCCGCCGCCACTTCGGGGTGGACGCCCCGGCGATCGTGGTGGCGGCCCTGGACCGGCTGGCCCGCCGCGGTGAGGTGAGCGGTACCGCCGCCAAGGAGGCCGCGCGCCACTACGGGCTCTGA